In Afipia sp. GAS231, a single window of DNA contains:
- the tenA gene encoding thiaminase II codes for MSFFERLKTAASAEWRAYTGHPFTDAMADGSLAEAAFRHYLVQDYLFLIEFARAYALAIYKSPGLADMRESAAGLSAILDVEMDLHIKLCAGWGLSPADLEHAPPAVEMLAYTRYVLDAGMRGDLLALKVALAPCVIGYAEIATRLASKPGALAATNPYSVWIAEYAGAPYQEVAAHARAQLEGLADRYATPAREAELIAIFREATRLEADFWEMGWRVRS; via the coding sequence GTGAGTTTCTTCGAGCGCCTCAAGACGGCAGCGTCGGCCGAATGGCGGGCCTACACCGGGCACCCCTTCACCGACGCGATGGCCGACGGTTCGCTCGCCGAGGCGGCGTTTCGTCATTACCTCGTGCAGGATTATCTGTTCCTGATCGAGTTCGCCCGTGCTTACGCGCTCGCGATCTACAAGTCGCCGGGTCTCGCCGATATGCGGGAGTCGGCGGCCGGCCTTTCGGCCATCCTCGACGTCGAGATGGACCTGCACATCAAACTCTGCGCCGGCTGGGGGCTGTCGCCCGCCGACCTCGAGCACGCACCGCCCGCGGTCGAGATGCTGGCCTATACGCGGTATGTGCTCGATGCGGGCATGCGCGGCGATCTGCTGGCGCTCAAGGTGGCGCTAGCGCCTTGCGTGATCGGCTACGCCGAGATTGCAACCCGGCTCGCCTCAAAGCCCGGTGCCCTCGCAGCGACGAATCCCTACAGCGTCTGGATCGCGGAATATGCGGGTGCGCCATACCAGGAGGTCGCGGCCCATGCGCGCGCGCAACTGGAGGGGCTCGCGGATCGCTACGCTACGCCGGCCCGCGAGGCTGAATTGATCGCGATCTTCCGGGAAGCCACCCGGCTCGAGGCCGATTTCTGGGAAATGGGCTGGCGCGTGAGGTCATGA